The sequence GCAGGTCCTTCAGCCGGCGCTCGGCCTTGTCGAGCAGCACGCGGTTGAAAGCATCGCCCTCGGCGATGTCGAACTCGCGGCGAATGACATATTCGCGGGTGCGGTCGTTGCCGCGGATGTTGATCCGCTCGACATAGACGCGCGGGCCTTCCTCGATGAAGTAGGTCAGCGAGATCGTGCGATTCTCGTAATCGCGGGTGGCGCGCGGACGGATCTGCGCGAAGGCATAGCCCTGGCGCGAGACGTCGAGCGTCATGTCCTCGAGGGTCTTCTCGACCTCGAGCGAGGAATAGGTGTCGCCGGCGCTGGTGCGGATCTTGCGGCGCAGCTCCTCCGGATCGACATCGGTCAGCGTGGTCTGCAGGTCGATGTCGCCATAGGTGTACTGCTCGCCCTCTTCCACCGTGAAGGTGACGTAGAAGACGTTCTCCTCGCGGTCGAGGTCGGCAACGGCCGACACGATGCGGAAGTCCGCATAGCCGTGGCGGTAGTAGAACTGGCGCAGCAGCTCCTGATCCGCGTCGAGACGGTCGGGATCGAAGGAATCGGTGGTGCGCAGGAAGCTCAGCAGACCGCTTTCGCGGGTGCGGATCACGTCGGCGAGACGCCCGTCGCTGAACTTGGTGTTGCCGATGAAGGTGATGCGCTCGATGCCGGTGCGGTCGCCCTCGTTGATCTCGAACACGAGATCAACGCGGTTGCTCGAACGGCTGATGATCTTGGGCTCGACGGTCGCGCGGTAGCGACCGGAGCGCCGATAGGCCTCAAGCACGTTCTGGACGTCGGACTGCACCTTGGCGCGGGTCAGCATCGACCGCTCCTCGGTCCGCACGACGCCGGCCAGCGTCTTGTCGTCGAGACGGCGATTGCCCTCGAACGAAATGCGGTTGACCATCGGGTTCTCGGTCACGGTCACCACCAGGGACCCGCCCTGCTGGTTGATTGCCACGTCCTCGAACAGGCCGGTCGCGTAAAGGGTCTTGAGCGACTCGTCGATCTCAGCCGGCCCGAAAGCGCGACCAGGGCGGATCGTCAGGTAGCTCTCGACGGTCGAGGCCTCGATACGGGTGTTGCCGCGGACGACAATCCGGCTGACCACCGCAGCGGACGCCTGATCGGCACCCAGGCCGGCAAAGCTCCACGGCATGATCGGCGCGACACCGCTCATCACGGCCGCCACCAGGATCGTTCTCGTCAGGTTCTGCACACGCTGCATAAGGACGTTTCGCCTTCGCTTTTCCGCCAAGCCCTTGATAAGTCGCCCGTGGCAACGGACATGGCAGTCGAGATTCTCTATATCCGTCAGTCGTTTTACAGGCTTTTGGACCGGACGCAACCGCCCAAACTCGCCAAAACCCGTTTCCCGCCGGATCGTTGCACCTTCGACACGCTTCTTCCCCGCCCCGCTACAGGGATGTCAGGTGAAGCACGTCGTTCCAAGTCGCGAACACCATCAGGAAGAGCACGATGGCGATCCCGATACGGAAACCGTACTCCTGCGCCCGCTCGCTGAGCGGCTTACCCCGCAAGGCCTCGGCGGCGTAGAACAGCAGGTGTCCGCCGTCGAGCATGGGGATGGGGAGCAGGTTCAAGAGGCCGATGCTGACCGACAGCACGGCCGTCAGGTTGAGCAAAGCGCCGAAACCGAGGGTCGCGACCTGCCCGGAAATCTGCGCCACGCGGATCGGCCCGCCGAGCTGGTCGGCGGATTCGCGGCCCGTGACGATGCCGGCGAGATAGCCGGCGGTGCGCGTGACCACGAACCAGGTCTCGCGGCTGCCTTCGACGACGGCCTCCACCGGACCGAAGGTGCGCGTCACCACGTCTTCCTTGCTGGCGCTGCGGCTGACGCCAAGCAGGCCGACCGACTGGACGTTGCCGAACGGGTCGGTGATCTCGCGCCGCTGCGGCGTCACTTCGATGGTCAGCTGCTGGCCGCCGCGATCCACCAGCATGGAGAGCGGCTGATCGGCGCTGACGCTGACGATGCGCTGCATGTCGGAAAAGGTCTGGATCGGCTGCCCGTCGATGGCCAGCACCATGTCGCCCGCCATCAGGCCGGCGGCCTGGGCCGCGCTGTCGGGCTGGATCGTGTCGACGCGCGGCGAGATCTCCTGCCGTCCGAACAGGCCGAACAGCAGCGCGAAGATGACGATGGCGAGAATGAAATTGGCGATGGGACCCGCCGCGACGATGGCCGCGCGGCGCGAAACCGGCTTGGTCTGGAAGGCGCCAGCGCGCTCTTCCGCGCTCATGCGGGCAAGCGCCTCCTGATCGGGAACGCTGGCCTCGTTCTCGTCGCCCGCGAACTTGACATAGCCGCCGAGCGGAATGGCCGAGAGCTTCCAGCGCGTGCCGTGGCGGTCGTTGCGGCCGAACAGCTCCGGCCCGAATCCGACCGAAAAGGCCTGCACCCGCACGCCGCACCAGCGCGCCACCAGGAAGTGGCCGAGCTCGTGGAAGAACACGACCACGGTGAGCACGAACAGGAACGGCAGGGCATAGCCTGC comes from Stappia sp. 28M-7 and encodes:
- the bamA gene encoding outer membrane protein assembly factor BamA — translated: MQRVQNLTRTILVAAVMSGVAPIMPWSFAGLGADQASAAVVSRIVVRGNTRIEASTVESYLTIRPGRAFGPAEIDESLKTLYATGLFEDVAINQQGGSLVVTVTENPMVNRISFEGNRRLDDKTLAGVVRTEERSMLTRAKVQSDVQNVLEAYRRSGRYRATVEPKIISRSSNRVDLVFEINEGDRTGIERITFIGNTKFSDGRLADVIRTRESGLLSFLRTTDSFDPDRLDADQELLRQFYYRHGYADFRIVSAVADLDREENVFYVTFTVEEGEQYTYGDIDLQTTLTDVDPEELRRKIRTSAGDTYSSLEVEKTLEDMTLDVSRQGYAFAQIRPRATRDYENRTISLTYFIEEGPRVYVERINIRGNDRTREYVIRREFDIAEGDAFNRVLLDKAERRLKDLQFFKDVRITTSRGSSPDRIVVNVDIEEQPTGEIGFGVGYSTADGVIGDITLQERNFLGRGQFVRAKVGAGASNQVYEFAFTEPYFLGRRISLSLDVYRRNFEANDYRSYDSKTTGGSIAFGLPLRDDELRLNLIYRIFDEDLSWKRPQDLSGGLQSSLGRNLTSSIGYSLVYDTRDSKRDPRDGLYIAFSQEFAGVGGDSRYLSTTIDARAYKELLPEWGVIGILRTGGGYLNGLGDELRSSEQFQHSDTWLRGFEMQGIGPRDSRTGDSLGGRWYVHANAEAEFPILGLPRELGLSGAVFTDFGALWDSDSAINNCVVAGCGPATAATVQSNGFAPRLSAGFGIKWASPFGPIRADFAWPIIKETGDRTQFFRIGGGTRF
- the rseP gene encoding RIP metalloprotease RseP, which encodes MELIGSLFGSFAGYALPFLFVLTVVVFFHELGHFLVARWCGVRVQAFSVGFGPELFGRNDRHGTRWKLSAIPLGGYVKFAGDENEASVPDQEALARMSAEERAGAFQTKPVSRRAAIVAAGPIANFILAIVIFALLFGLFGRQEISPRVDTIQPDSAAQAAGLMAGDMVLAIDGQPIQTFSDMQRIVSVSADQPLSMLVDRGGQQLTIEVTPQRREITDPFGNVQSVGLLGVSRSASKEDVVTRTFGPVEAVVEGSRETWFVVTRTAGYLAGIVTGRESADQLGGPIRVAQISGQVATLGFGALLNLTAVLSVSIGLLNLLPIPMLDGGHLLFYAAEALRGKPLSERAQEYGFRIGIAIVLFLMVFATWNDVLHLTSL